The Drosophila simulans strain w501 chromosome 3R, Prin_Dsim_3.1, whole genome shotgun sequence genome contains the following window.
AGCCACTGAAATCGAACTGCAGGACTGTAGGTTTCAACTTACTAGCCACCTTGGCAATGGCATTGATCTCGTTCTTTAACGGGCGCAACCTGTCCTTGTAGTGCACGCCAGGAGTGGCAGCGCGCACGGAGGCCCACAGAGCTTGGCAGGCGGCCCAAAGGGCCTGCGCCTGATTGGCAGTACGCTCTGCATCCGCACGCtctgcaaaaatgttgcatataattttaataaacattttgattaaatcAAGAATAAGTTGGGATAAGTACTACCCTACTTATAGGGTGAATATACCTTGAAACTCATCCTCTATCTCTAAAGTAGCAGCATGTTTTGGAAAGGTTTGAAAACCATTATATATCTAGCCGGGCTACACTAGCAACATTCAACCGATATCGTATAAAACATTGAACTTACCTGCCAGAGCCGCGTCCATTCCGCGCAGCTTGCCGAGCATCGCGGCCAATTGTAACTTATAGTTGGCCTTTTCGGTCGCCAGCTTATCCTCAAGCTCACGCTTAAAGCTTCGCGTCAGATCGGTCTCCCGCTGCGCCACGATGTCCTTTATGTGATCGGCGTGGGCCTCTGCTTGTTTTTTAAGCTGCAAGCGCAGCAGCTTATCAGACTCGGCGTGGATGTGGAAGATTTTCTTCTGATTTTCCACGGCCAGTTTGCGCCGCTCGGCCTCCAAATGGTATTCCAGTTGGGCGCGCAAAGCCTCCGAATCGTTGTCGCCGCGAACCGAGTCAATAGCTCTCTTCAGGCGCAGCTCACCATCGGTTTGCAAGCGCTGCAGCTCCTTCTGGTAGGCCAGGACATGGGTGTAGGCGTGCAGGATGAACAAGTCCAGGTCCTCCTTTGACAGATTAAGTTTCTTATCCGCCAAACTGAGGCCGGGGAAGATAGACTCGATCTCGTCAATGAAGTAGTTTCGCGCCTTCTCCACATTGCGCCAGTACTTGTCTGACACGCTCGCCGTGTCCTTGTGCCGGTAGAGCTCGTCCTTGACGTTGCCAATGTGGTCCACCAGCTTCTTGATCTTGTCGCGCACCGCCTCAACTTTCTTTGCGTTTTGGGCTGTGGCCGCAGCACTCAGGGCGATCTCGCAGGCGACTGCAATTGATAGAAGCGAATGTAACTCATATATGGAAGCTATTTAGCAAACGATGGACTTACCAATCTTCTCCTGAGCCTCACGGGCTGCTCGCTCTGCCGTAGCCACTGCCGTATCACGTGCACTTGCGCGATTTTTCAGCGTGGTCCAAAGAGAGTTCTCTCCATTCTCTACGGCCTTGTCTACAACCTTACGGACATCGTCATTAAAGCTGAAcgatattcaaatttaaaatcacgCAACGAATAGATAACGAGAATTGCTCACCCCTTCAAAACGCCAATAGCGACGTTGTACTCCTTGACGGCCAATTGAGCAGACAGCTCGATGGCTTTCTCCAGCTCAACAACATCGCGGGGCAGTGGACTATCCTTAGGCTTGGCGGCGGGCGtaggcgctgctgctgctggcttcTCAGACTTCGACACTGGCTTCGCTTGAGTCTTGCTGACTTCGCTGGGCTTTGAGGGTTTCGTTTCCTCAGCTGGATTGGCCTTCAAGGGCTCCACTTTGGACTTCTTGGACTTATCatcgccgctgccgccgccaaaCAGGCCCGTCACCTTAGAGGTAACGGAGTCCACGGTGGACGTCACTGTCTCGATGCCAGACTTGACCTTATCGATCTGATCGTTGACGTTCTTGGTAATGCCCTTGAATGGCGGTTCCTCCTGCAGAGCCACCTTGATGACGGATCCTGCGCCGGGCACATTCTTCTCCACCAGTTTGCGGAAGTCGTCGTCGTATCTGGaattggatttatttattattcaatggTTCATTTAAGCTTTTCAGGTGGAACACAAATATTCTTTCGGCTGGAGTTTTGTACGAGTTTGTATTGATCTACAGGTGGACCTGCCTGTCCTTATCTTAAACCTTTATTGTGGCTCTATTTACTTGGCGTAGGTGATGACTCCGCCGACAGCTGCCAGTGGTGAGACGAAGAGGACCACTTTGCCGAAGCCAGCTTCGCGCATAtgcggtggcggcggcaggCTCTGGTATCCTTGATATCCTTGATCGCCTTGCTGTCCTTGCTGTTCCCGCTGCCGCCTGCCCTGCTCCCGGCTGCCACTTCCGCTGCTGCTTCCGCCGAACTGCCTGTTGTTTGCGGTCGTCTGCTGCAGCGTACGCTGTTGCAATGAAAGGCAAACATTTAGGATCATCACATTTAAGGTAATTGGCCAGCCCGTTGACACCCCCGCACCCTTGGACAACTGGAATTTTGGAGCTTTTCGCCCAATTCCTGGGCTTGGTAGATGACATAACCAGCGCCTCTTGTTGTATTTTCGCCAACCGCTTGTTTGTGGGCGCGCGGGGGTGTGGGGCAACGTGACGATCGATTTTCACGTTATCAAACAGCTAGAAATGAATGGGTCCAAGATTCACCTGCAGGGCGCACTTGCACTGATCTCGCACCGCTAGCCGATACATGGTGTTGATTTTGCTGGGATCCTGCTCTGCtcgtgctcctgctccttcggCTACCGTAAATTTCAAGTCCCGGCGGCGTGAATTAAATATTGCCCAATACGTTCGAAGCTGGCTCGACTGCGTCAGCGCTGGTGGGTGAATGGCTGGCCAGTGCTGCTGCTTCCTCTTCCATCccccacactcacacgcacacgcacacgtgtCCTGCGTGCTGCTCGTCGTCCTTTTCGCTTCGCTTGCCCGCGCCACTCGAATTTGATCACTCAATTTTGGTTTGTGTTTTGATGGGAAACGTGTCGGCAACATATACGCATGTACTCGATAGGCCAGTCAAAATACATTTGATTTGGAGATGGGCGCATAAGTTTAAGCTACAATTTTTatatcaatttttaaattgtcagAATTGTCAGTGCTCTACAAATGGATTACATGGCTAAGGGATCATTTTACCTTAATTGGTATGACCGAAAAATCGAACTTAAACAAATTCTTGGGTGAATCCCAGAACATCTGCGATACTTCTTATGATGACCGGTTCCCATCTCCAATAGCAAACTAATCTGTGTTTGTTCGCTGTGAATGACACACAGCTGACTGTTACGCGATTCGAAAAGAAGAAGAGCACCTGCGTTTTGTATGGAATTATAGGTTTATCTTTATCGTTTAGTGAAATGCTAAGAACTTTTGTGACAAGCGGTAAGTTAAAATCAGCAAATAGAGTTTTCAAGTTTACGGTTATTTAATTGTCCTTAACCTCCAGCGCTGCGAAGCGTTTGCCGCCAGTCGCCGGCTGCAGCTTCGTTGATTCCTCTGGTGCAGCGGACACAACGTGCCACTTTGATGACTCTATCCCGTCCATGCCTGTTGCCCACGCCATCACTGGCATCTCCTGCTCAtcaccagctcctccagctgccgGGAGTACTAGCTGCCACTGGAACACCATCAAACACACGCAACGTAACCAAGTTCTCGCTGGTGAAGGGTAAACGAAAGACCGTCAAGGCGGTACTAAAACGTTTTAAGCGCCTGGACTGGGGCGCCTGGATACGCACCCATTCCGGTCGCCAAAAGAAGCTCTTCAAGAAATCCGCAGCCTTACGACGCCGCCTAAAGCAGCATATCTTCACCAATGCCACGCAAAGCTGGCTGCTGGACAAGATGGTCACCAGCTATTGGAGGCGCCCAAAGCATTTCATCGACGATCCTTATAAGCCCTATCACAGCCGCAACGAGTACTATGCCACACAGTCAAAGACCTTTAAGGTGTGACCTGGCTAATCAAAGATAATACAAActtcaattaaacaaaacaaaaattgtttatccATTGAAAACTACAAAATCATCTATTAAATGCCATTGTTTCACTAACAACACAAACTATACAAACACAACAAGCCAAATGGTGTGACAACCCTAGGGGGCCACAATCTTGTTGCACAGCTTGCCCAATCCAACAATCTCCGACTGTACGACATCACCGGGTTGCAGGAATTCCGGAGGAGTGCGATGCATGCCCACGCCCTTGGGCGTTCCGGTGACTATGATGTCGCCGGGCAGCAGGGTAATGGTCTGCGACAGACGATTGATCACATCGTCCAGCTTGAAGATCAGATTGCCGGTATTGCCGTTCTGCTTCTCCACGCCGTTGACCCAGGTTTTTAGATTCAAGTTGTAAACATCCGGCACCAGACTCTTGTGCACCACAGCCGGTCCCAGCGGCAGGAAAGTATCCATCGACTTGCCTATAAGGAACTGACCACCGTTGCGTTCCTTCTGCCAGTCGCGGGCGGAGATATCCTGGGCCACCGAGTACCCGAAGACATAGTCCATGGCCTGGGATTTGGGCACCTGGCGGGCGACCTTGCCAATGACACAGACCAGCTCAACCTCCCAATCGATTTTCTgtggaattttttttgtcgttCGGTTATCTCGATGAGGCTATCTCTTGTTATCTCTCGCTCCACTTACGCTACTGGCCTCATGAGCGATGACATTATCTTGAGGACCCACCAGGGCATTGTTGAACTTGCTAAAGAACATGGGTTCCTTGGGGGCCGGCTTGTTCTGCTCATCGCAGTGGTCCTGGTAGTTCAGACCTGTCAGCAGATCGAGAATACGTCATTTTGGAGGTCAGGGTCCACCTACATatgtttatacatatgtatgtaaattcATTCTTTACCAATGCAGATGATCTTGCCGGGATCGGTGATAGGTGGCAGCAAGGTGACATCATCGTTCACCTCGAGTCGAGGCTGCTTTTCCGCCTTCTTCGCCAATTCCTCCAGATTGGGATCCTGGGCAATCAGGGTCTTCAGATCGCTGGGCACACCCTCCAAGCCGGCGAATTCCACCAGCGACTTTTGATCCTCGGACAGCAGACCAAGTCGCTTGGCCAAGTCACCTCTTCGCAGGTATTGAACGAACCTCATTCTGGCAGCTTGCATTTATGACTGATTTACGTCGACCGATTCTATCGCGACTATCCAATTAACGCTCCAGTGGCCAAAAACGATTCTCACGTAATGAGGGCACCAGCAATCAGTTAAAGAAGGCACACGCGTTTTTCAACACTGCCAGACATTAACCCCCTAAAGCCACAGGTGTTAGAAAAAcgcaaatacatatatttcataaatatgaaaaatataggTTGCAAATCAAGTTTCTTTCAAAAAAAGtatgttaaaaaattaaaaaattaatttttttatcaaaGTTTCAAAGCTAATTTTCGAAACTGTTGACAGCAAACTATAAATGGCATTTTCTTACTAGTAACTAGTCATAATTtcgcaataaataaatgtacatatatcaataaaaaaaacattaggCAATATATTCCTCCACAATGCTACCAACTCGTTCCTTACAAATTCGAAATCCGTAAaaggataaaataaaaagcaaaagcacatttaaattttggtATTCAGAAGTCAAGattcaacatttatttaaagagAGGGCTCAACTTCGTTTCGCTTCGCAGTGTCAAACGCATTTAACCAAACTCCTCTTCCATCCACACGATAACTTAAGCCGATTTTGTACCTATAGCGATCATCTAAATATGCGTTCCTCCTAGTCGCTACCAGCGGTCACTTTGCCGCCATCCGCGCTGCCAAACTTCTCGAACAGCTCGTACCTCCAGCGCATGTAAGCTACGCGCATTCTGTCCCAAACGTTGTCCACGGAGTCCATGGCTGGGCGCACGTCCAGCAGGGCAAAGCGGTAGTCCTTGTCCACCAGTCCACCGTCGTAGTAGTCGATGACGTAGCGCACATCCTTGCCACAGCGATCGACTATCCAGTCATGCCTATCGAATGGCAGCTCGTATCTGTAAGGCCATGTGAACATTAATTCAGGTGGGATCTTCCGTTTGGAGTCTACTCACCCCAGCCAGCTGCGGAATCGAGCGCGCGGACTGAAGTCCTTGGCCTTGCCACCGAAGCTCTTGAGGCGCGGATTGCCGCATTCCTTGGCGTGGAGCGCCTCCCACTTGAGAACCTCCTGCCAGGCCTGCTCGTTGTTGGCATTGTGGATGCGTATGATGTCGCCCATGTCCTTTTGCGATACGTCCTCGGTCTTCCAGCGCCAGCCCTTGCGTAGCATGGCGTTCCAGAACATCTGTTGGCTGGGATACTGCCAGAATTGAACGCTGCCATCCTCGGTGACTTTGGGAATGGTCGACGTCTGGCGGTCGGTGGGCAGTGGGAAGGGCTGATCTGCCGCCGGCTGTTGGTTTGCAGGTGGCATCATATTCAGCGGATTAACGTCGCTGTTGTCGTGCTGCACCGGACACTCGGAGGCGGCCTGCATCTTGGGATGTGGGGGCACGGCGGAGGCCGACTTTGCATCTCCATGCTTCTGATGCATGGGGCATTCTGGTGGCGGGGCACCACCGCCGCTCGTGTACTTGGCGTGGTCCACCGGCACACTCTTCGTGGCCTCCATTTGGACTCGGGTGATGGCTGTATTGCCCATTTCTGCTGGGGATTGGTTAATAACAAAATCTGTGTCACGAGGAAAATCGCATTAGTTCTCTCAGTTGCGTAACTGTAAGGAGTGGGTTAAGCTCCTAGTGCTGGGCCCCAACGCCAGGACTTACTCGATCCTAATGGTTACAACTCTAGATATTTTTCGATCTTCTCCTGGAGCCAGTCGccttaaattttgatttatattttcgtTAGTTCATCGTTAGAACTTTTGAGCCCAAAATGCAGCGAGGTTGTGGTCAGAGCTGCCAGACCGATGGAAAGTGGACCAGTTGTTTCTGCACCGTGACAATATGTTaagttaaaaatttaaaaaattaactcGCACCGCACGGCAATGTGAGTTTATGGTGTGTCTCTGTCTACAAATGAAAAGCattgttgaatttatttcaagtAAATTAGGTTGTATTTAAAAACCCCATCTCTGTTGTGCAGTGTTGTGTAGTCCCTGTgcggtatttttaaaaataaaaacaaatacatttgttattttttttaaaaaacttcGGGTAAGTTTCATATCATATGAAATTCCTTCTGTTTCTGAGAAAAGCATTGGCAAACCTTTTGATTGtacattttacttttttgatatttgaaCGGATGCCTTGACATCCCTACTCGGGGCGTTTTCCAACACCGACCATAGCccgaaatttgtttttgggtAGACTTCCGATATTTAGATTGAAAAGTGAGTAAATACGACCGGATAGAGCATTAAAACCTACGATTTAGGTAAATCTATGGAGCGCCGCAATGCTGGCCGGCAGGATGGAACGTTAAGATTCGCATATCTGCAGTTTTAGAGCAGAGATTACCGCACTACCTGCGTAGCTCCTGTGATGTAACCACACGACAAATTGCCACTGGACCAGatataattgttattatcgtgttttgcttttgtacTGACCCATGTTATTCCTTTCAGAATGACCGCCGTGTTCCGCGTAGGACTGGTGCGGCTCGTCAGCCGCGCCACACAGTCGCCCAATCTTCTCCAGGCGCAGACGAATGCCCTGCCCGCTGCCTTCCAGCAGCGATGCAGCATCTCCGGCAAGACGATGCGAGGTGGACCCCGGGTGCCCAAGGCCGCCCCCTATCCGTACAAGACGAAGAAGTACAGCGTTTTTAATGCTTTCTTCGACAAGACCTCCAAGCGTTTTGACGAGAACTCCAAGGTGATCTGTGTGGAGGGACCCATCGCGGCCGGCAAGTCAAAGTTCGCCAAGGAACTGGCCGAGGAGCTGGACATGCAGTACTATCCGGCAGTGGACCTGGACCTAATCTACATCAATTCGTACGGCTATGACATGAGGAAGTTGGATCCCCAGTTGCCGCCCAGCTGCCGCAGCTACGATGTGCGCAACTTCTGCCTGGACCCCAGCCACGATCTGGCTGCCCAGTTCCAGATCCGCATGTACATGCTGCGCTATTCGCAGTACATTGATGCCCTGCAGCACATCCTAAGCACCGGCCAGGGTGTCGTCCTCGAGCGCAGTCCCTACTCGGACTTTGTCTTCATGGAGGCCATGTTTCGGCAGGGTTATCTGTCCCGCGGTGCCCGTTCTGTGTACAATGAGCTCCGACAGAACACCATCGGGGAGCTGCTGAAGCCGCATTTGGTAATCTACTTGGACCTGCCGGTCGATGCCGTGAAGAAGCAGATCAAGGCACGCAATGTGGACTACGAGGTGCAATCGAAGGTGTTCAGCGATGCCTACTTGAGCGATTTGGAGCAGCTGTACAAGCAGCAGTACCTCAAGGACATCTCCACCCATGCCGAGCTGCTCATCTACGACTGGACAGCCGGCGGTGAGACGGAGGTTGTGGTGGAGGATATCGAACGCATCGACTTCGACCAGTTTGAGGCGGATTCCCACAACAAGAAGATGCTCGACTGGCGTTTCCCGCTGGAGCCCGAGTGGTGCGAGGCCCGTATCAAGTACTGCCACGAGAAGCCCGATCTGATGAACTACTTCAATGTGCCGCGTTTCGATGTCCCGGAGCTGGTGCGCAGCGCTGACGACGGCAAAGTCTGGCGTGATGTCTGGTTCAATGTGAGTGCGGTGTTTCTATTTCCCTGTtcgatttctttttaaattcgttCTTCTTCGCACACAGGCTCCCGGCATGAAGTACCGTCCTGGCTACAATGCAGACATGGGCGACGAGGGTCTCCTCACCAAGACGAAAATGGGCATCAACCAGGGCATCTAGAGGGTTTTTGCTATGCGTTCGAGTTGAAATCACCTGGCGAAATGTGTTAATTATCTAATAAACAATCTAGTAAAATAATCAGAAGGCAATTACTTAGAAAGCGAATATGGTAACTCGACTGTAAATACGTTTCATACAACAAAACTCGAAATATTGGGTTTATTtatactttctttttttgaattcAGCTTAACCATGAATAACTAAACATATTTCTATCCTCTCCAGTTTCATTGATCAATCAGAGATTAATTtgtgaaatttgtttaattttatgttttgttatattttatattagaGAATACTTTGTACACATTTAGCACTAGAACTCCGGTTGCGCTATGGAACATTTGGGTATTCGTTCTCCCGCGGATACTTAAACGCGGATCAATCGCTGTCGTAATCGTTCTTTCCAGCACCGCCGCCCACCGAGGTGAGCGGTCGCCGTGACTCCTCGTCGGATCCGTAGACGACATCCTCGTCGGAATCGTCGATCATGGAAATAGCCGGATTATCCTTGGTGACAGCCAGCTCCGCCTGGGCGAATCGTCCATCTGGCGAGTACACATACGCCATGGTGTACAGGTAAAAGTTAAGCAGTCCGTAGAAGCACATAAACTGCGCCGAGCTGCGATAGGTGGTGTTAAGAGAGGCGACAAAGTTGTCCTCCAGGATGCCGAAGCCAAAGCGACACGTCGTCACCGTGATGGATATGGACAGGACGAACAGCATGAGCAGCGTGAGGAACTTCAAGCGCATATCTGGCGAAATATATAAAGCATTATATCGTAAGATCAAACTGGGAGCACCCTGCATTATGTCTCACCAAAGTACGGCATGGAGCGCAGCTCGGTGTACGCCCGCAGTAGCAACAGCACCAGATAGAGCACATACATGCAGCAGGCGATGTAGAAGAACATCTTGAAGCCCTAAGAATGGGTTTCAATGGGTTTGATTATCAATTTTCGTTGCTATGTATGATGTATACCCACATTGTAGTTTTTCGTATCCACAAAGTGACTGTATGTGGGATCCCTCAGCTCGTTGCACTTCTCCCAAGTGGCCAGGACGATGGCGCACAGCCAAATGGGCAGGACGACGATCACCTTGACCAGGTAGAACCGCACGAAGCTGCGCTCGTTCTGTCGCAGCCCATGGTAGATGCACAGCCAAAACATAAGCAGAGCACAAAGGAACGTGGCTTGCAGAATGGCGTCCAGCATTCCAGGCATCCAGGAGTTCATCAGGAATATCAGCGGGAAGAAGGGATCTGTGCATAGAAGATCATTAGTCTATATACTCCAATTAATCCGGATGAAACACCTACTGTCGTACAAAAGGAGCAGGGGCAGGAGTACCGACAACCATCGCTGCTCAATGGACCAATCATAGATTGGATACTTGCGCAAGGTGTGGGCATACCAGCACTGCAAGCAAAGAGATAGCATTATTCCATATTTCTAGAGCCATTAGCTGCAGATTACTTACTATGACAATGAAGGTGAACAGCAGAAAGATGCATCTAAACCAGATTTCAATCTGCGTGAAGTCCGGACTGTAAGTCTTGAACTAAAGTGAAAAGTTAGTGACCACCACCACAATGGGAATGCCATGCCACTCACGTAAAATGTTATGCTGCGTATATTATACTTCTGATGGAAGGACTCCAAGCCGTAGAAGCGCACAGTGATGATATAGTGGGCATAGTCGAGGAATCCCAGATGCATCACCGTGAACTCCTCGCAGTCGTTGCGTACGCAGACCAAGTGCCGCGTCCGGTTGTGAGCCACTCCGGATCCGAGGACACTTTGGGGCTTGTGCTGCTCGTTTATGCCATCGATTGAGACGCTCACTTGGAAACTCTTGTCGTACCGCTCGTCTGAATGATTGTCATATGCATAAGATAAGAAAAACAGTTGTAATACCAAGACCCACCATCGTTGTTGTCCGTCACCAGCTTGGCTATCAGCCACATTTGCTGCGAGTATGTGGTGGTCAGCGGCGACTTCATAGCGAAGGGTCCCTTCCCCAGGACCGTTGGGCTGTGCGCCAGCGAGGTGTTCGCCAGAATCTGCTTGGCGGTCAGCGAGGAAGTGCTGGTTATGGGCGGTCCCGTCAGCCCGATGACGATGCCCAGACCGAAGCAGGTGAAGAATCCCAGGAAGACCATGACAAACTCGCGCTTGTGCATCGAGTAGAGCCGCATGTGGACGGATCGCTCGCAGCGATCGTGGTGATAGGCGGGCGAGATGTATCTGCTGAAGTCGCTGAACAAATCGCTGAACTGCGAGAGGGACGATTTGAGGCGCAGGAGGAGCCCGCCGGACGGCAGCTGGTAGGCGTAGCCCAGGCCAGAGGCATCCGCATCCGAGTGGGGCTTGGCCATTGCCGCTGGCAGGAATTACGGGTGTCTAGCTGTTGCTCGGTGTCCACCTAGCCGTCGCCCTTTACTGCATCTCCTCTACGCCGTAGAACTCTTTTTTCACGTGTTTTTTAGAGATTACTGACAAGTCTTCCACTATCCGCCCGACGTTTGTGCGCCTTTCGTGGAAAATATCGATTTTGGCCAGCACTACTCGCATATGTTTTGGCTTGCAAGTGGGGGTGGATGGGCCATAGGGTGGTGGGCGGACCATCCGTCGAGTTGTTTGCCATTTCACATGCACTGCGCATGCGGACTCTTATCACAACTGAAGGTAAATAAAAGGCACAGGCTTGTCCAGGGAATATTATGGAACCGGACGGATAAATAACTTAAGAATTCAATATATCCCACATGAATTATATGAGCTCAATTCGAACATAATGGGTATGCAATATAATCAATCAATTTACACATCAGTTTGGCTTACATCTATCTAGGTTATTTTGTGCGGACCTTTAGTCCCAGTATTTTATCTGGCCATCCCAGCCAGCGGTGACCACTTTGCTGGCCTCGTGCGGATGCCAGAGGGCACTGATGCAGACGCCGTCGTGCGCCTGCCACTTCTTGTACATCTTCGTAGTCTTCCAGTCCCAAATATAACatttgccatcgccatcgcccgaCACCAGGTAGCTCATGTCCGGCGAAAAGTCCAGCTGGCAGGCGTAGCCAGAGACCATGTGACCGGTGAAGGTCTTTTTGCGGTTCATCTTGAAGCGATTGAGGGCGGAGAAGATGACGATCTTGTTGTCCAACGACTGGCAGGCCATCCATTTGCCATTGGGCGCCAATGTGACCGCCGGCATGGAATGCATAGTGGGATCGGCAATGTACTTCATGTCCACAGGAATGTCCCACTCCCATATGCGCATCGATTTGTCGTCCGAGGTGGTCACAAACCGTCGGTTGTCGTCCACAAAGGTGATGGTGCTCACTGATCCCAAATGCCGGTCATATTCCTGTACAATATCACCGCTGCGAGTGTCCCACTGCGAATCGATAGGTAAACAATTGTAATATGAGCATCtacttttgtaaattttacTTACGCAAATGATCTTCTTGTCGGAAGTGCCGGCAACGAATAAATGTTGCTTGCTATTATCCGGATGGAATTTCACACAGAAAGGCATTTTACGCGTTGTGAATCGGGACACTACATCGCCCGTTTCTGCATCCCACAACTTTATGTAGCGATCATATGAAGCAGACAGGAAGTTGGTACCCCTATTGTTCCACGCAATGTCCTTGATGGCCTGCCGATGACCGGAGAAGGTGCGTATGCAGCGTCGCTCGCCGTAAACCTCCCACAGTTTGACCCGGCAGTCCATCGAACCGGAGAGCAGGAGATGAGCGGTCTTAGGGAACCAGCGGATGGAGGAGATGCCCTTGTTGTGGCCCGACCAGGTATGTATGTGCGCCTTGGGCAGGAAGCATTTGGTCGGTGGTGCATTCGATCGTAGATTCACGCCCAGATCATGAGGAGCATGCAAATAAGAGCGGCCCTGGTAGTCGTACGCATCCTTGACTGTGgagcaaaaaaggaaaagattATTAACGATATATATTCGGTGGCTATTAGATTAAACTCACTGTGCAGTGTCGACTTCTCCTCGAGCGGCTTGTCCTCAGGAATGCGTCCGCGCTTATGCCGCTTAGACAGCAGCTCGTCCAGTTCGGCGCGCTCCTGTTCATTTGGCTTTGCCACCGACACCTCGTTCTCGAACTTGCCCCAGGGACCAAGAAAGCCCTCAATGTCCTCGGGATTATCATTTTTCTCCTGCTTGCGCAGTTTCTTTGCCTTGGGCGCCTCGAACACCGTCTTGCCATTGTCATCGTACGCGGACTGCAGGTCACCAACAAAAGACTGGCCGTCCGCCTGATCGTCCACGCTGGGATCTAATGCGTAGCCGTAGGTGTGAAAGGTGCGTCGCTGGTTCTCAAATTCGAAGGCATTGATGTGGGCCTTCTCTACGTAGCCGGCCAGGGTGTTCCGTGGAGCGCGCTGCTGCATGGTGAGGTCCGGATGCTCCGGACCCTTTACCGGAGCATACATCTCCTCATAGCGCGGATTGTAGGTTACCTCCTTGAGCGTGGGATCCAGAGTTCGGGGCACTGCCGATGCTCCAATGGGAACTACCGTTGGCGCCGCACAAACAGCAATGGAGGTGGAAAGCGAGTGTGTCTTGTCCACGGGCAGCAGGTGATCCGGAATTGGAGCGGAGGACTCTGAATT
Protein-coding sequences here:
- the LOC6729042 gene encoding holocytochrome c-type synthase, which translates into the protein MGNTAITRVQMEATKSVPVDHAKYTSGGGAPPPECPMHQKHGDAKSASAVPPHPKMQAASECPVQHDNSDVNPLNMMPPANQQPAADQPFPLPTDRQTSTIPKVTEDGSVQFWQYPSQQMFWNAMLRKGWRWKTEDVSQKDMGDIIRIHNANNEQAWQEVLKWEALHAKECGNPRLKSFGGKAKDFSPRARFRSWLGYELPFDRHDWIVDRCGKDVRYVIDYYDGGLVDKDYRFALLDVRPAMDSVDNVWDRMRVAYMRWRYELFEKFGSADGGKVTAGSD
- the LOC6729043 gene encoding NADH dehydrogenase [ubiquinone] 1 alpha subcomplex subunit 10, mitochondrial — protein: MTAVFRVGLVRLVSRATQSPNLLQAQTNALPAAFQQRCSISGKTMRGGPRVPKAAPYPYKTKKYSVFNAFFDKTSKRFDENSKVICVEGPIAAGKSKFAKELAEELDMQYYPAVDLDLIYINSYGYDMRKLDPQLPPSCRSYDVRNFCLDPSHDLAAQFQIRMYMLRYSQYIDALQHILSTGQGVVLERSPYSDFVFMEAMFRQGYLSRGARSVYNELRQNTIGELLKPHLVIYLDLPVDAVKKQIKARNVDYEVQSKVFSDAYLSDLEQLYKQQYLKDISTHAELLIYDWTAGGETEVVVEDIERIDFDQFEADSHNKKMLDWRFPLEPEWCEARIKYCHEKPDLMNYFNVPRFDVPELVRSADDGKVWRDVWFNAPGMKYRPGYNADMGDEGLLTKTKMGINQGI
- the LOC6729044 gene encoding transmembrane protein 181 is translated as MAKPHSDADASGLGYAYQLPSGGLLLRLKSSLSQFSDLFSDFSRYISPAYHHDRCERSVHMRLYSMHKREFVMVFLGFFTCFGLGIVIGLTGPPITSTSSLTAKQILANTSLAHSPTVLGKGPFAMKSPLTTTYSQQMWLIAKLVTDNNDDERYDKSFQVSVSIDGINEQHKPQSVLGSGVAHNRTRHLVCVRNDCEEFTVMHLGFLDYAHYIITVRFYGLESFHQKYNIRSITFYFKTYSPDFTQIEIWFRCIFLLFTFIVICWYAHTLRKYPIYDWSIEQRWLSVLLPLLLLYDNPFFPLIFLMNSWMPGMLDAILQATFLCALLMFWLCIYHGLRQNERSFVRFYLVKVIVVLPIWLCAIVLATWEKCNELRDPTYSHFVDTKNYNGFKMFFYIACCMYVLYLVLLLLRAYTELRSMPYFDMRLKFLTLLMLFVLSISITVTTCRFGFGILEDNFVASLNTTYRSSAQFMCFYGLLNFYLYTMAYVYSPDGRFAQAELAVTKDNPAISMIDDSDEDVVYGSDEESRRPLTSVGGGAGKNDYDSD
- the LOC6729045 gene encoding pre-mRNA-processing factor 17 produces the protein MLGLQSYASSSDGESDHEDAATATTNSESSAPIPDHLLPVDKTHSLSTSIAVCAAPTVVPIGASAVPRTLDPTLKEVTYNPRYEEMYAPVKGPEHPDLTMQQRAPRNTLAGYVEKAHINAFEFENQRRTFHTYGYALDPSVDDQADGQSFVGDLQSAYDDNGKTVFEAPKAKKLRKQEKNDNPEDIEGFLGPWGKFENEVSVAKPNEQERAELDELLSKRHKRGRIPEDKPLEEKSTLHIKDAYDYQGRSYLHAPHDLGVNLRSNAPPTKCFLPKAHIHTWSGHNKGISSIRWFPKTAHLLLSGSMDCRVKLWEVYGERRCIRTFSGHRQAIKDIAWNNRGTNFLSASYDRYIKLWDAETGDVVSRFTTRKMPFCVKFHPDNSKQHLFVAGTSDKKIICWDTRSGDIVQEYDRHLGSVSTITFVDDNRRFVTTSDDKSMRIWEWDIPVDMKYIADPTMHSMPAVTLAPNGKWMACQSLDNKIVIFSALNRFKMNRKKTFTGHMVSGYACQLDFSPDMSYLVSGDGDGKCYIWDWKTTKMYKKWQAHDGVCISALWHPHEASKVVTAGWDGQIKYWD